The nucleotide window CTTTAATTGAGGATAGTATTGCAAAGCAACCTCTACTCTCTCTTTAATTTTATTTGGAATTATATGATTTTTATTCATAATTTAAATTCATTTTTAATACTTAAATATAGGGCTAACTAATCCGTTTTTTGTGCTTTTATGCTTAAATTTGTAACTCTTATAAAAGCTTAATTTTTTCTCATGAAAAACTTTTTAAACTTCCTTTATTCTACTCGTTTAATGGCCATTTTATTCATCTTATTTGCAGTTGCAATGGGTGTTGCCACTTTTATTGAAAATGATTATGGTACACAAACTTCTAAAGCCTTAGTTTATAATGCTTGGTGGTTTGAAGTAATTATGGTTTTGTTTGTTATCAATTTCTTTGGTAATATTTTTAGATACAGATTGTATAAAAAAGAAAAATGGGCAACATTAATGTTTCACCTTGCTTTCTTATTTGTTATTATTGGTGCAGCAGTTACAAGATATGTTGGTTATGAAGGTATTATGTTGATTGATGAAGGTGAAACTACCAATACTTTTTTGTCAGAAACCACTTACGTTAACGCAATTGTTGATAACAATCAGGTTCAAAAAAATGTGCACGAACCTATTTTATTAAGCGCTTGGGGTTCTAATTCTTGGTCTTATTCAAGTGATTTTAAAGGATCTGATTTCTCAATAGAATTAGTAGACTACATTCCTTGGGCAGAGCAAAAGTTAGTAGATGATGAAAATGGAGTTGAATATTTATTTCTAGTAGAATCTTCTAGTGGAAACAGGCACGAACATTATATAAAATCTGGCACAGTATCTAACATTCATAATATTTTAGTAGGTTATAATGCTAAGGGTGATAATGCCTCTATCAATATTTTTAAAAGAAACGATTCTTTAAAAATAAAAACAAAGTTTGATGGTAATTACAAAATAATGGCCACTTTAACTGATGGAGTTGTTAAAAAAGATAGTGTTCAAGAGTTTAATTTGCGTTCACTATACAATGTTGCAGAGCTTCCATTTGTAGTGCCAGAATTACCTAAAAAAGGAACCATGCAAACGTTAAGTGGTCCTAAAGACGATAAGAAATTAGATGTTATTGTTGTGGATGTTACTGCCAATGAAGAAACAAAAAGAGTAGAATTAACAGGTGGAAAATTTAACGTAGACAATACTCAAGAATTTACTTTAGATGGTTTAAATTTTAGACTTTGGTATGGTGCTAAGGTATTAACTGCGCCATTTAGCGTAAAGTTAAACGACTTTCAATTAGAAAAATATCCAGGTTCAGAAAGTGCAGCTTCTTATGCTAGTGAAGTTACTGTAATTGACAATGAAGAATCTTTTGATTATCGAATCTTCATGAATCATATTTTAGATCATAAAGGATATAAATTTTTTCAATCTAGTTATGATTTATCAGGAGAAAGAGAGCAAACGCACTTGTCTGTAAATCATGATTTTTGGGGAACTTTCATTACCTACTTAGGTTATTCTCTTTTATACACAGGTATGATTTGTATCTTCTTTGCAAAACATACTCGATTTGATTCACTAAAAAAATCATTAAAGAAAATAAGGACTAAAAAAACAACAATGTCTCTAATTACTGCATTGTTTGTTTCTTCATTTGCTTTTGCACAAGAAGCAGATCATGATCATTCAGACCCAAATCATGTTCATGAGCCTGTAAAAACAGAAGTAGTAACTCAAAAAGCAGATCCTCATAAAGTAAATAGAATCACTAATCAACAGATAGATTCTATTTTACAAGCAAATAAAATTTCTTTGGCACATGCTGAAGAGTTTAATAAACTGGTAATTCAAGATGCAGGAGGTAGAATGAAACCTGCCCATACTTTCGCTTCTGAATTGGTGCGTAAAGTAAGCCAAGCAGAAACTTTACATGGCATGCAACCTAGCCAAGTATTGTTATCTATTATTGAAAATTCTAGACTTTGGTATGAAGTACCTTCTATTTATTTAGAAGAAGAAAACATGAAAATTCGTGAGCAGTTAGGCCTTGCAGATACTGCAACCTATGCACGTTTATCTGATTTTTTTACAAATAGAGGAGAATATTTAATTCGTGAGCAAGTTGCTGAAGCACAGAAAAAAAATGTGCAAAATAAATTCGAAAAAGATTTAATTAAAATTGATAGAAGAGTTGGTTTACTATACTCAGCTATTGGTGGAGGAATTTTAAAAATTTACCCTATTCCAGATGATGAAAACAACAAATGGATTTCACAGCCAGAAACATTAATGGAAAAAGGTTTTAAAGCTGCTGACACTATTTTTGTGCGTAAATCATTGCCTTTATATGTTCAATTGCTTCAAACAGCTAAAAAAACGAATGATTACTCTAAAGCGAATCAAGTTTTAGACGGAATTAAGAAATTCCAAAAAACTTATGGAGCAGCAGTTTATCCTTCAGAAGATAAAATAGAACTAGAAATTGCCTATAACAAATACAACATCTTTAAAAAGTTAGTTCGCTATTATGGTTTTATGAGTCTATTGTTAATTGGGTTTGTAGTAGCACAAATTTTTAGCTCTAAAAAATGGATTAACTATGTTGTAAAGGTTTTAATAGGTCTTACAATTGCTTTATTCTTATTACATACAGGTGGTTTAATTTCTAGATGGTATATCAGTGGAAATGCACCTTGGAGTAACGCTTACGAATCTATAATTTATGTAGCTTGGACAACGATGCTCTTTGGTTTTTACTTAGGTAGAAAATCGGCATTAACAATTGCAGCAACTACATTTATAACTTCAATTATACTATTTACTGCAAGTATGAACTGGTTAGATCCAGAAATTGCCAACCTACAACCTGTTTTAAATTCATGGTGGTTATTAGTACATGTATCTATTATTGTTGCAAGTTATGGACCATTAACCTTGGGTATGATTTTAGGTATCTTTTCTTTGTTTTTAATTTTGTTTACGAACAAAAACAACAAGCAAAAAATGGATCTTAATATCAAAGAAATTACCATAATTAATGAAATGGCTGTAACAGTTGGTTTAGTAATGCTAACTATTGGTAACTTTTTAGGTGGTATGTGGGCCAATGAAAGTTGGGGTCGTTATTGGGGTTGGGACCCTAAAGAAACTTGGGCCTTGATTTCTATTATGGTGTATGCATTTGTGCTACATATGCGTTTAATTCCTGGTTTACGAGGTAGATATACCTTTAATCTTTGGACGGTTATTGCATATGCTTCTATAATGATGACTTACTTTGGTGTTAACTTCTATTTATCTGGTTTACACTCATATGCAAGTGGAGATCGTGTAATAACACCTAGCTCTGTTTATTATTCTGTAGGTTTTGTAGCTATTTTAGGAACACTTTCTTGGTTTAAGTATAAGAAATACTATAAGAAGTAAGTCTATTTCTGATAAAAATGTATTTTTGCATTTCAATTTTAATCACTAAAAACAGACAATGTTTAATAAAAATATAAAATTAGTTTTAGCAGTCCTTATTTCAATTTGGGCAGTTTATGAATTTTGGGAAGGAAATATTTTAAACGGAATTTCTATTCTTTTATTAGCAGGTATTTTTATACTGCTCTATTTTAAAAATGAGTTCATCTTATTAGCATTCTTACAGTTACGTAAGCAAAATTTTCCTGCAGCTCAAAAATGGTTAGGTTATATTAAAAATCCTGAAGCTGCCTTAACTACTAAACAGCAAGGTTATTACAACTATTTGCATGGAATTATGCTTAGTCAAACAAACATGACACAAGCAGAGAAGTATTTAAGAAAAGCGGTACGTTTAGGTTTGGCTATGGATCATGATTTAGCTATGGCAAAATTGCAGTTAGCAGGTATTGCAATGACGAAGAGAAGAAAACGTGAAGCGACTAATTTAATGGCTGAAGCTAAAAAGTTAGACAAACATGGTATGCTGAAAGAGCAAATGCAAATGATGAAGCAACAAATGAAGAAAATTTAAGTAGTAATTAAATCAAAAAAAAATCCGCTAAATAGCGGATTTTTTTTATCAGAAATATTGTAATTATTTAAGTCTTGTTAAGGTCAAATCAGGATTGTATTGCACAATAAACAAACCTCTATTCTCTGTACTACTATCTCTATAATCAAATCTCGTATCTACTCTTTGAGAAACTCCTTCATCAAAAGTCTTCTTTAATTTTTTACCAGAAGCCAATCTCATTAAAATATCAAAAGTAATATCAAAACCTTTAGTTGCGTAATAAGAAGGTAAAGTGTTGTTTTTTCTTAAAAACTGTTTATTAAATACTCTTGAAGCTAAAGAATTGGTATCATCAAAATCATCGCTTACATAAGTAAAGCCTAATTTTGCTAATTTTCTATTATCTACTTTATCGTAAACTCTACCTTTATCAAAAGTAAAAACCTTTGCAGTAGTTTCTTCTGGCAAGCTAATTAAGCTATTAATAACATCTGAAACCACAATATTTTTATCTGTAGCAATTACTACCCAATTGTTTGTATTTGGCTGTAATAATTCTAAAAAACGAGATTTTTCTATAAACCCTTCTATAGGTGATAATACATTCACATTCTCTATAAATGCTCCAGATTCTATAGAAGATTTCATAATATTTGCTGTTAGAATTGATGATGCTTTTTCATCACTAACAATAATAACATTACCTACAATTAAATTTTCTTTAATGTAACTTGCTAACTCATTTCTAAATACTTCTTTGTCTGGTGATGTTTTAATGATATTAGATGCAAAAAAATTGGCTTGATCTGCAGAGTATACAGGATACACTATTGGCGTTCTAACATTAGATGATAATGTTTGAACCTCTTCTGAATACAAAGGCCCAATAATTACATCGTTCTTATTTAAGTTCTCTTGAGTTATAATACTATTAAATTTACTACTTCTTCTATTACCTGTATCATAGACGTTTAACTCAATATCTATACCTCTACTTCTTAAAGAATCTACAGCAATCTCTGCACCTAAATAAAAATCGGTAACAATATTTACTAATGTTGAATTACTTGCAAATGTTTCTTTTAATCCAATAGAATCTGGCTCGAATTTATCTGCTCTAAAAGGGAGTAGTAATGCTGCTTTAATTTCTTGCCTTGGTTTAATAAAATCTAAATACAAATACTCATCTGAATCTACAACTTTAGAAATTCGTTTAATTTTTAAACTCATTCCTTCTTTTAAGCCTTCTTTTAATTCCGGATTTAAAATTAATAATTGATCTTTACTAACATTATATAAATTGGTTAAACTATAAAAAGTATCTCCTTTTTGCACTTCGTAAATGACAAACATTTTTTTCAAATCATCTGTCAAATCATTTTCAACATTTAAACTATCTAAGGTAATGTTTGGATCTAAAGAAACTTCATTGATACTTTCTTCATTCACATCTACCTTATTCTTAAAACTATTTAGCTTTTGCTCTGGAACAACAATAAAAGTATTTGGTTTTGGTTCGTTTACAACATCAGGATTTAAACGGATTAAATCTTTAGTTTGCATGTTTAACTTCTGAGCAATTTTGCTCATAGTATCACCACTTTTAACCTTGTATTGTATGTATTTTTTTTGCTGTCCACAAGAAACTGTAAACGTTAAAATACATAAGAAAATAAAAAATTTTAAATGCTTCATATAAGTTATTCCCATTCTATAGTTGCAGGTGGTTTAGAGCTAATATCATAAACTACTCTATTTACACCTTTTACTTGATTGATTATTTTGTTTGATGTTTTCTGCAAAAATTTATAAGGTAAATCTACCCAATCTGCAGTCATTCCATCTGTACTTTCTACTGCTCTTAAAGCTACTACTTTTTCATAGGTTCTTTCATCGCCCATAACTCCTACAGAGTTTACAGGCAGCAACATTGCACCTGCTTGCCACACTTTATCATACAAACCATCTTCTCTTAAACCATTAATAAAGATAGCATCTACTTCTTGCAAAATACGAACTTTTTCTGCAGTTACATCTCCTAATATTCGAATCGCTAAACCTGGTCCTGGAAAAGGATGTCTTCCTAACAACTGTTGATCAATTCCCATAGATGCACCTACTCTTCTTACTTCATCTTTAAAAATCATTCTTAAAGGTTCCACAATTTTAAGTTTCATAAAATCTGGCAAACCACCTACATTATGATGACTTTTAATAGTAGCTGAAGGTCCTCCATTTACAGATACAGACTCAATAACATCTGGATAAATTGTTCCTTGTGCCAACCATTTAACGTCTTTAATTTGATGAGCTTCATCATCAAAAACATCAATAAACGTATTTCCTATAGCTTTTCTTTTTGCTTCAGGATCACTTAAACCAGCTAATTTGGTTAAAAAACGTTCAGAGGCATCTACACCTTTAACGTTTAAACCCATACCTTCGTATTGTTTTAGTACACTTTCGAACTCATTTTTTCTTAACAACCCATTATTTACAAAAATACAGTACAGGTTTTCGCCTATAGCCTTATGTAATAAAACAGCTGCTACAGATGAATCTACACCTCCTGAAAGCCCCAAAACCACTTTGTCATTGCCAACTTTTTCTTTAATTGTAGCTACTGTACTATCTACAAAAGAATCTGGAGTCCAATTTTGTTCAACACCTGCTATATCAACTAAAAAGTTTGCTAATAATTGTTTACCATCTGTAGAATGATACACTTCTGGGTGAAACTGAATTCCGTAAGTAGTTTCTCCTTCAATTTTATAAGCTGCATTTTCTACATCAGCAGTACTAGCTAATAAAACTGCATTAGTAGGTAATTCTTTGATGGTGTCTGAATGACTCATCCAAACTTGGCTACCTTCTAATATATTTCTAAAAAAAGCTTCCTCACTTTTTATGTATGATAAATTTGCTCTACCATATTCTCTTGTATTCGATTCTGCAACTTTTCCTCCTGAAAAATGCGCTAAATATTGTGCACCATAACAAACTGCCAACATTGGTTTTTTACCTCTAATTGCAGATAAATCTGGATGCAATACCAATTCTCCTCTAACTGAATTAGGGCTACCTGATAAAATTACAGCTTTAAAATTTTCTACATTGTCTGGTAAATGGTTGTAAGGATGAATTTCACAATAAATGTTTAATTCTCTAACTCTTCTCGCAATTAATTGAGTGTATTGCGAACCGAAATCTAAAATAAGTACGTTGTGTTGTTGCATGCGCAAAAATAATATTTTGATATTAGATTTAGCATATATACATATTAGAATTTTGCAAAGTTTTAGTATTTGCTAGCTAATATTTAGAATTTGTAGACAATTGCATTGATATTCATTCCTGCTCCTACAGATGCCAAGATAACAACATCGCCTTTATTTACTTCCTGATTTTCTATTTGCCCTTTTAAAACTAAATCTAATAACGTAGGCACAGTAGCCACAGAACTATTTCCTAATTTATGAATACTCATAGGCATTACTCCTTCTGGAATTGGCTTTTTAAACAATCTATAAAAACGCTTTATAATGGCTTCATCCATTTTTTCATTGGCTTGATGAATGAATACTTTTTTAACATCATCTATTTCTAAACCACTTTTATCTAAAGCAATTTTCATCGCCTTTGGTACATGTGTTATGGCAAATTCATAAATTTTACGACCAAACATTTTTATATAACGTACATCTTTATCTTCATGTTGATTATAAGAACCTCCAAAAAATAAATAGTTGGCTTCATCTTTTGCAAAAGTTTGTGAAGCATGGCTAAGAATACCAGAATCTTGATTTTCCGTTTTTTCTACAATACATGCACCTGCTCCATCACTATAAATCATAGAATCTCTATCGTGTTTGTCTACAACTCTAGACAATGTTTCTGCACCTACAACCAAACATTTATTAGCAATACCTGCTTTTATAAAAGCTTGAGCCTGAATTACTCCTTCTATCCAACCAGGACAACCAAACAAAACATCATAAGCTACACAATTAGGATTTGCAATCTGTAATTTTGACTTAACTCTAGTAGCTAAGCTTGGTAACATATCACCTTGTATAGCACCTTCTTTTACATCCCCAAAATTATGCGCAAAAATGATGTAATCTAATTCTTCTGGATTTACATTGGCATCATGAATTGCTTTTTCTGCAGCAAAAAATGCCAAATCTGAAGTATTGTATTTTTGTTGTGCATACCTTCTTTCTTCAATTCCAGTAATGCCCTTAAATTTTTCAATAATAACATCGTTACTCGTTTCAAATTTTGAACCATCATTATTCAAAAAATCAAAATCCAAGAAATCGTTGTTTTCTTTTTTTAATGAGGGAATAAAAGTTCCTGTTCCAGTAATCTTTGATGAAATCATTCTAATTTTCTTTATTGCTCGAAGTTAAAAAATAAATGACACTCTTATTTACTATGCATGCATAGTAATGGAAAAGTCAAAAAAGCAATTCAAAAAAATTAAAATGATAAAATAAAGCGTGTTTATTTATAGATATTCATCTTAAGTTGCATTACTGTTGCAATTGAGCTTGCTCTATTCTTCATTACAATCGATTTCTCACCACTAAAATTTGCATCAATCACATCAAAAAAATACGATATCCAAACATCAAAATGAGACTTTTTGAACTTCATATTACGATGCACTGTAAGATGTTTTTGCATCACATTTTTCTTATAAGTAACAGTATCAAAAAGAACATCATTCCAAAAATCTGCAATCGATTCTAGGTGCGCACTTAACTCATTATTGTTAGTGATTTCTTCAAAAAACGGAAACATACTTTCATCACTTAATAACTTATCGTAAAAAGAGGATATGATAAAGTGAATGTCTTTTCTTGAGGCGATGTCTGGTTTCATTTATAAGTAAGAACTGTCAAATGAGAAAGGAAGCAAAGCGTTTAAAGAGTCAGTTTTAATAATCTCACCAACTTCACCCATAAATAAAATCGGAAAAGGTTGTTTCTGTTTTATTTCGTATTCAGATAAAGACTGTCTACATGCTCCACAAGGACCCACAGGTTTGTCTACTTTAGAAATAGATGAGCTTGCTGAAATTGCCAGTTTTAGCACTTTCATATCTGGATATTCTGAACCAGCTCTCCAAATAGCAACCCTTTCTGCACACATGCCTGAAGGATAAGCTGCGTTTTCTTGATTATTTCCCAAAACAACAACTCCATTATCTAACAATAATGCTGCACCAACACTAAATTTAGAATAAGGTGCATAAGCTTTTCCTCTAGCTTCTATGGCTTTATCCATTAAATATTTATCCTCTTCATTTAACTCAGAAATATCATTATATAAAGTT belongs to Polaribacter dokdonensis and includes:
- the ccsA gene encoding cytochrome c biogenesis protein CcsA, whose protein sequence is MKNFLNFLYSTRLMAILFILFAVAMGVATFIENDYGTQTSKALVYNAWWFEVIMVLFVINFFGNIFRYRLYKKEKWATLMFHLAFLFVIIGAAVTRYVGYEGIMLIDEGETTNTFLSETTYVNAIVDNNQVQKNVHEPILLSAWGSNSWSYSSDFKGSDFSIELVDYIPWAEQKLVDDENGVEYLFLVESSSGNRHEHYIKSGTVSNIHNILVGYNAKGDNASINIFKRNDSLKIKTKFDGNYKIMATLTDGVVKKDSVQEFNLRSLYNVAELPFVVPELPKKGTMQTLSGPKDDKKLDVIVVDVTANEETKRVELTGGKFNVDNTQEFTLDGLNFRLWYGAKVLTAPFSVKLNDFQLEKYPGSESAASYASEVTVIDNEESFDYRIFMNHILDHKGYKFFQSSYDLSGEREQTHLSVNHDFWGTFITYLGYSLLYTGMICIFFAKHTRFDSLKKSLKKIRTKKTTMSLITALFVSSFAFAQEADHDHSDPNHVHEPVKTEVVTQKADPHKVNRITNQQIDSILQANKISLAHAEEFNKLVIQDAGGRMKPAHTFASELVRKVSQAETLHGMQPSQVLLSIIENSRLWYEVPSIYLEEENMKIREQLGLADTATYARLSDFFTNRGEYLIREQVAEAQKKNVQNKFEKDLIKIDRRVGLLYSAIGGGILKIYPIPDDENNKWISQPETLMEKGFKAADTIFVRKSLPLYVQLLQTAKKTNDYSKANQVLDGIKKFQKTYGAAVYPSEDKIELEIAYNKYNIFKKLVRYYGFMSLLLIGFVVAQIFSSKKWINYVVKVLIGLTIALFLLHTGGLISRWYISGNAPWSNAYESIIYVAWTTMLFGFYLGRKSALTIAATTFITSIILFTASMNWLDPEIANLQPVLNSWWLLVHVSIIVASYGPLTLGMILGIFSLFLILFTNKNNKQKMDLNIKEITIINEMAVTVGLVMLTIGNFLGGMWANESWGRYWGWDPKETWALISIMVYAFVLHMRLIPGLRGRYTFNLWTVIAYASIMMTYFGVNFYLSGLHSYASGDRVITPSSVYYSVGFVAILGTLSWFKYKKYYKK
- a CDS encoding LysM peptidoglycan-binding domain-containing protein encodes the protein MKHLKFFIFLCILTFTVSCGQQKKYIQYKVKSGDTMSKIAQKLNMQTKDLIRLNPDVVNEPKPNTFIVVPEQKLNSFKNKVDVNEESINEVSLDPNITLDSLNVENDLTDDLKKMFVIYEVQKGDTFYSLTNLYNVSKDQLLILNPELKEGLKEGMSLKIKRISKVVDSDEYLYLDFIKPRQEIKAALLLPFRADKFEPDSIGLKETFASNSTLVNIVTDFYLGAEIAVDSLRSRGIDIELNVYDTGNRRSSKFNSIITQENLNKNDVIIGPLYSEEVQTLSSNVRTPIVYPVYSADQANFFASNIIKTSPDKEVFRNELASYIKENLIVGNVIIVSDEKASSILTANIMKSSIESGAFIENVNVLSPIEGFIEKSRFLELLQPNTNNWVVIATDKNIVVSDVINSLISLPEETTAKVFTFDKGRVYDKVDNRKLAKLGFTYVSDDFDDTNSLASRVFNKQFLRKNNTLPSYYATKGFDITFDILMRLASGKKLKKTFDEGVSQRVDTRFDYRDSSTENRGLFIVQYNPDLTLTRLK
- the guaA gene encoding glutamine-hydrolyzing GMP synthase, yielding MQQHNVLILDFGSQYTQLIARRVRELNIYCEIHPYNHLPDNVENFKAVILSGSPNSVRGELVLHPDLSAIRGKKPMLAVCYGAQYLAHFSGGKVAESNTREYGRANLSYIKSEEAFFRNILEGSQVWMSHSDTIKELPTNAVLLASTADVENAAYKIEGETTYGIQFHPEVYHSTDGKQLLANFLVDIAGVEQNWTPDSFVDSTVATIKEKVGNDKVVLGLSGGVDSSVAAVLLHKAIGENLYCIFVNNGLLRKNEFESVLKQYEGMGLNVKGVDASERFLTKLAGLSDPEAKRKAIGNTFIDVFDDEAHQIKDVKWLAQGTIYPDVIESVSVNGGPSATIKSHHNVGGLPDFMKLKIVEPLRMIFKDEVRRVGASMGIDQQLLGRHPFPGPGLAIRILGDVTAEKVRILQEVDAIFINGLREDGLYDKVWQAGAMLLPVNSVGVMGDERTYEKVVALRAVESTDGMTADWVDLPYKFLQKTSNKIINQVKGVNRVVYDISSKPPATIEWE
- a CDS encoding 3-oxoacyl-ACP synthase III family protein, with amino-acid sequence MISSKITGTGTFIPSLKKENNDFLDFDFLNNDGSKFETSNDVIIEKFKGITGIEERRYAQQKYNTSDLAFFAAEKAIHDANVNPEELDYIIFAHNFGDVKEGAIQGDMLPSLATRVKSKLQIANPNCVAYDVLFGCPGWIEGVIQAQAFIKAGIANKCLVVGAETLSRVVDKHDRDSMIYSDGAGACIVEKTENQDSGILSHASQTFAKDEANYLFFGGSYNQHEDKDVRYIKMFGRKIYEFAITHVPKAMKIALDKSGLEIDDVKKVFIHQANEKMDEAIIKRFYRLFKKPIPEGVMPMSIHKLGNSSVATVPTLLDLVLKGQIENQEVNKGDVVILASVGAGMNINAIVYKF
- a CDS encoding group III truncated hemoglobin: MKPDIASRKDIHFIISSFYDKLLSDESMFPFFEEITNNNELSAHLESIADFWNDVLFDTVTYKKNVMQKHLTVHRNMKFKKSHFDVWISYFFDVIDANFSGEKSIVMKNRASSIATVMQLKMNIYK
- a CDS encoding cytidine deaminase — its product is MKNIEIKSSATLYNDISELNEEDKYLMDKAIEARGKAYAPYSKFSVGAALLLDNGVVVLGNNQENAAYPSGMCAERVAIWRAGSEYPDMKVLKLAISASSSISKVDKPVGPCGACRQSLSEYEIKQKQPFPILFMGEVGEIIKTDSLNALLPFSFDSSYL